From the Nonlabens marinus S1-08 genome, one window contains:
- a CDS encoding acetyl-CoA carboxylase carboxyltransferase subunit alpha, with amino-acid sequence MEYLEFELPIQELEEKYQQTLELGVENDVDVSKTIQQLEKKLKSTRKDIYSKLTPWQRVQMSRHPDRPYTLDYIQSICGDTWLELHGDRNVKDDKAMIGGLGKIGDQTYMFIGQQKGYNTKTRQYRNFGMSNPEGYRKALRLMKSAEKFGIPVVTLIDTPGAFPGLEAEERGQGEAIARNILEMTRLKVPIIVMIIGEGASGGALGIGVGDRVVMLENTWYSVISPESCSSILWRSWEHKEEAAEALKLTSKDMKKLKLVDEILNEPEGGAHRNREEIFVSVAKCIDRNYQELKDLTPTELVEERMDKYANMGVFKG; translated from the coding sequence ATGGAATACTTAGAATTCGAATTACCTATACAAGAACTGGAAGAAAAATACCAGCAAACCCTAGAGCTAGGAGTGGAAAACGACGTGGACGTTAGCAAGACCATTCAGCAACTAGAGAAAAAATTGAAATCTACTAGGAAGGATATTTACAGCAAATTGACACCTTGGCAAAGAGTCCAAATGTCTCGCCATCCAGATCGTCCTTATACTTTAGATTATATCCAAAGTATTTGTGGTGATACCTGGCTTGAGCTGCATGGAGATCGTAATGTAAAGGACGATAAAGCGATGATAGGTGGTCTAGGAAAGATAGGAGATCAAACCTATATGTTCATAGGACAACAAAAGGGATACAATACAAAGACTAGACAGTACCGCAACTTTGGTATGTCAAACCCTGAAGGATATCGCAAAGCGCTTCGTTTGATGAAAAGTGCAGAGAAATTTGGCATCCCTGTGGTTACCCTCATCGATACTCCAGGAGCCTTTCCAGGATTAGAAGCAGAGGAGCGCGGCCAGGGAGAAGCCATTGCTCGTAATATTCTTGAAATGACCCGCCTTAAGGTGCCTATCATTGTGATGATTATAGGAGAAGGAGCCAGCGGTGGAGCTTTAGGAATAGGTGTAGGAGATAGAGTTGTCATGTTAGAAAATACATGGTACAGTGTTATTTCTCCAGAATCTTGTTCCTCAATATTATGGAGAAGTTGGGAGCACAAAGAAGAAGCTGCAGAAGCTTTGAAGCTGACCAGTAAGGATATGAAGAAATTGAAACTGGTAGACGAGATTCTCAACGAGCCAGAAGGTGGAGCGCATAGAAATCGCGAAGAGATTTTCGTTTCAGTAGCTAAATGTATTGATCGTAACTACCAAGAATTGAAAGATCTTACCCCAACGGAGTTGGTGGAGGAGCGTATGGATAAATATGCCAATATGGGCGTGTTTAAAGGATAA
- the dnaB gene encoding replicative DNA helicase, with translation MEKVQERVSIVSGNSPVISLEKGKIPPQAVDLEKVVLGALMIDGKGVDEVIDLLSPDAFYHKAHQSIFDSIDKLFKSGSPVDLLTVSAQLRKDEKLESVGGDHYLVQLSQMVSSTAHIEFHARIILQKFIQRSLIKISTEIINDSYEESTDVFDLLDKAESKLYEVAQGNIRKSTETAMDLVRQAKQRIEEIANRDGLSGIPTGFTDLDRLTSGWQPSDLIIVAARPGMGKTAFTLSMARNIAVGSNIPVAFFSLEMSSVQLITRLISSETGLSSEKLRTGKLEPHEWEQLNVKVKDLERAPIFIDDTPSLSIFDLRAKCRRLASQHGIKLIMIDYLQLMTAQTNAKGGNREQEISTISRNLKALAKELEVPVIALSQLSRAVETRGGSKRPLLSDLRESGAIEQDADIVSFIYRPEYYNLEEWDDDDRTPTKDQAEFIVAKHRNGATDSIRLKFLGQFGKFDNLDQFFSTPQEFGSKMNAANDDTMKPEFPAPRFGNPNDAFDGPKSEDDDGLAF, from the coding sequence ATGGAAAAAGTACAAGAACGCGTCTCAATAGTTTCTGGAAACAGTCCAGTGATCTCATTGGAAAAAGGGAAAATACCACCTCAAGCAGTTGATCTTGAGAAGGTTGTATTAGGGGCGTTAATGATTGATGGTAAAGGAGTTGATGAGGTCATCGACTTACTTTCACCTGATGCTTTTTACCACAAAGCACATCAATCCATTTTTGACAGCATTGATAAATTGTTCAAAAGCGGTAGTCCAGTGGATTTATTAACCGTTTCTGCTCAATTGCGTAAGGATGAAAAGTTAGAGTCCGTGGGTGGGGATCATTATCTGGTACAATTGTCCCAAATGGTGAGTTCAACCGCGCATATTGAATTTCACGCGCGCATCATTCTGCAAAAATTCATTCAGCGCAGTTTGATTAAAATCTCTACCGAGATTATTAATGATTCATACGAAGAGTCTACCGATGTTTTTGACCTACTCGATAAGGCCGAATCAAAACTATATGAGGTAGCACAAGGAAACATACGTAAGAGTACAGAAACTGCTATGGACCTAGTACGTCAGGCAAAACAGCGTATTGAAGAAATTGCAAACCGCGATGGTCTTAGTGGAATCCCTACTGGTTTTACAGATCTGGATCGTTTGACCAGTGGATGGCAGCCTAGTGATTTAATTATCGTTGCGGCTCGTCCAGGTATGGGTAAAACAGCATTTACATTGTCCATGGCACGTAATATAGCAGTAGGAAGCAACATCCCAGTGGCATTCTTCTCACTAGAGATGAGCAGTGTACAGTTGATTACCCGTTTAATATCATCAGAAACTGGTTTGTCTTCAGAGAAATTGCGTACGGGTAAACTCGAACCTCACGAGTGGGAACAACTCAATGTTAAAGTAAAAGACCTAGAGCGAGCTCCAATTTTTATCGACGATACTCCATCACTCTCTATTTTTGACCTTAGAGCAAAGTGTAGAAGGCTGGCGTCGCAACATGGTATTAAGCTCATCATGATTGATTATTTGCAGTTAATGACCGCTCAAACGAATGCTAAAGGTGGAAATCGCGAACAAGAAATTTCCACCATCTCTCGTAACTTGAAAGCATTAGCTAAAGAATTGGAGGTGCCCGTGATTGCACTATCCCAGTTGTCGCGTGCAGTTGAAACTCGTGGTGGCAGCAAGCGTCCCTTGCTTTCTGACCTTAGGGAATCTGGAGCAATCGAGCAGGATGCAGATATTGTTTCCTTCATTTATCGTCCAGAATACTACAACCTGGAAGAATGGGATGATGACGATCGAACTCCTACTAAGGATCAGGCAGAATTTATCGTGGCAAAACACCGGAACGGTGCGACAGACTCCATTAGATTGAAGTTCTTGGGTCAATTCGGTAAATTTGATAATCTAGATCAGTTTTTCAGTACCCCACAGGAATTTGGCTCTAAGATGAATGCCGCAAACGACGATACCATGAAGCCAGAATTTCCAGCGCCTCGTTTTGGAAATCCTAACGACGCTTTTGATGGCCCTAAAAGTGAGGATGATGATGGCCTTGCATTTTAG